Proteins from a single region of Sesamum indicum cultivar Zhongzhi No. 13 linkage group LG5, S_indicum_v1.0, whole genome shotgun sequence:
- the LOC105162054 gene encoding pentatricopeptide repeat-containing protein At1g77170 produces the protein MKSVLQFSFKLYRIKYCTFCHFTHDIAISLSPFDDSQRLSSPLPTTPSHQPITHDAKAIALQVSNCIDLKQLRQIFAHVIRTRFLELYPDSFHYNNISRIYSRLESPREALHVYIIMCRAGIRPDNFTLPIVLKAASQNLDRIFVEQVHGLSVKYCLEDDMYCESGLISAYSKAGEFEEARKVFVNSTERKQGSWNAIIGGLSQGGRGKEAVQMFVAMMKNGFYPDDVTMVSVTSACGCLGDLNLALQLHKCVLQAKSFEKPDILMMNSVIDMYGKCGRMDLAYKVFSRMEVKNVSSWTSMIVGYAAHGHVAEALKCFHCMREAGITPNHVTFVGVLSACVHSGMVQEGKYYFNMMTNGYRIKPLLPHYGCMVDLLGRAGLLDEAKLMVEGMPMKANVVIWGSLMGACEKYGNVKMGEWVGKHLVELEPWNDGVFVALSNIYANHGMWEEVERSRQIMKERKLAKIPAYSLPESSD, from the coding sequence ATGAAGTCTGTTCTACAATTCTCCTTCAAACTCTACAGAATCAAGTATTGCACCTTTTGCCATTTCACTCACGATATAGCCATAAGCCTTTCTCCATTCGATGACTCTCAGAGACTTTCCTCCCCATTACCCACCACCCCATCTCACCAACCAATCACACACGATGCTAAAGCAATAGCACTTCAAGTATCAAACTGCATCGATCTAAAGCAACTGCGTCAGATTTTTGCCCATGTAATCCGGACCCGTTTTCTGGAATTGTATCCTGATTCATTCCATTACAATAACATCAGTAGAATCTATAGCAGGCTAGAGTCACCAAGAGAAGCATTGCACGTCTATATCATCATGTGTCGTGCCGGCATCCGACCGGATAATTTTACTCTCCCGATTGTTTTGAAGGCGGCAAGTCAAAATTTGGACCGTATATTTGTGGAACAAGTTCATGGGCTTTCGGTTAAGTATTGCCTCGAAGATGATATGTATTGTGAGAGTGGTTTAATCAGCGCGTACTCTAAGGCGGGCGAATTTGAGGAGGCGCGTAAGGTGTTTGTGAATAGTACTGAGAGAAAGCAGGGGTCTTGGAATGCTATCATAGGAGGGTTGTCACAAGGAGGACGTGGTAAGGAAGCTGTACAGATGTTTGTAGCAATGATGAAAAATGGGTTTTACCCTGATGATGTGACTATGGTTAGCGTGACTTCAGCGTGTGGATGTTTGGGGGACTTGAATTTGGCTCTTCAGCTGCACAAGTGTGTTCTTCAAGCGAAAAGTTTCGAAAAGCCTGATATTCTTATGATGAATTCAGTTATCGATATGTATGGCAAGTGCGGACGTATGGACTTGGCTTACAAAGTATTTAGTAGAATGGAGGTGAAGAATGTGTCTTCGTGGACGTCAATGATTGTAGGTTATGCTGCGCATGGGCATGTGGCTGAAGCACTGAAATGCTTCCACTGTATGAGAGAAGCAGGCATTACGCCTAATCATGTGACGTTTGTTGGAGTTTTAAGTGCGTGCGTCCATAGTGGAATGGTACAAGAAGGAAAATACTATTTCAACATGATGACAAATGGCTACAGAATTAAGCCCCTCTTACCCCATTATGGCTGCATGGTGGATTTGCTTGGCCGAGCGGGGCTGCTCGATGAGGCCAAGTTGATGGTGGAGGGAATGCCTATGAAAGCTAATGTCGTGATATGGGGGTCTTTGATGGGTGCATGCGAGAAGTATGGAAATGTGAAAATGGGCGAATGGGTGGGTAAGCACTTGGTAGAGTTGGAACCGTGGAATGATGGGGTATTTGTGgctttatcaaatatttatgccAATCATGGTATGTGGGAAGAAGTAGAGAGGTCAAGACAAATTATGAAGGAAAGGAAACTGGCAAAAATTCCAGCTTATAGCTTGCCTGAGAGTTCAGATTAG